In Sandaracinaceae bacterium, one DNA window encodes the following:
- a CDS encoding adenosylhomocysteinase, producing MKLTTLTPKQAEGLGVPAEGPFKPELYRY from the coding sequence GTGAAGCTCACGACGCTGACGCCCAAGCAGGCCGAGGGCCTGGGCGTGCCGGCCGAGGGGCCGTTCAAGCCCGAGCTCTACCGGTATTGA